From a region of the Teredinibacter turnerae genome:
- the trpB gene encoding tryptophan synthase subunit beta, whose translation MISSEQGLFGEFGGRYVPEILRPALCQLEDIYQQLRSDENFWQEYLQLTQEFSGRPTPLTPLPRLSESLGGAKIWLKREDLNHSGAHKINNVLGQALLVKRMGKQRIIAETGAGQHGLATAIIAARMGLQATIYMGSEDVERQYSNVFWMRQLGAEVVPVSHGSCTLKDALDEALRDWAASVDDTHYVLGTACGPAPFPELVTYFQRVISQEIRAQAKHQIGALPNAVVACVGGGSNALGAFCDFLDEPSVRLLGVEAGGRSQQPGQHSIRLQGDLASPGIAQGYKTLFLQNRDGQLGETHSIAAGLDYVGVSPVLADLVARGRVDATSATDSEVTHAFQLLMRYEGIIPALESSHALAGGFALAKKMQPHEHVVINLSGRGDKDIFNIAQALPQQEWLDFLKREVTRTEQRLRESANNPNREEQYVSNV comes from the coding sequence ATGATCAGCAGTGAACAGGGGCTTTTTGGCGAATTCGGCGGCCGCTATGTGCCGGAAATATTACGCCCTGCCCTTTGCCAGCTTGAAGACATCTATCAACAGCTACGTAGCGATGAAAACTTCTGGCAAGAGTACCTTCAGCTAACGCAGGAGTTTTCTGGACGCCCGACGCCTTTGACCCCTTTACCCCGCCTGAGTGAGTCGCTGGGTGGCGCCAAGATCTGGCTAAAACGCGAAGACCTCAACCACTCAGGCGCCCACAAAATCAACAACGTGCTTGGCCAGGCATTACTGGTGAAGCGCATGGGCAAACAGCGAATAATCGCGGAAACGGGCGCCGGTCAGCACGGTCTGGCCACAGCCATAATCGCGGCTCGGATGGGCTTGCAGGCGACCATTTATATGGGCAGCGAAGACGTTGAGCGTCAGTATTCCAATGTCTTCTGGATGCGGCAATTAGGGGCGGAAGTGGTTCCCGTTAGCCACGGCTCCTGCACGCTCAAAGATGCGCTGGACGAAGCCCTGCGGGACTGGGCCGCGAGTGTTGACGACACCCATTATGTGTTGGGCACCGCGTGCGGACCGGCTCCCTTCCCGGAACTGGTCACCTATTTTCAACGGGTAATTTCGCAGGAAATCCGCGCCCAAGCGAAACATCAAATCGGCGCTCTGCCAAATGCCGTGGTGGCTTGCGTCGGTGGCGGCTCCAATGCGCTGGGCGCATTTTGTGATTTTCTGGACGAACCGTCAGTACGGCTTTTGGGGGTCGAAGCTGGAGGGCGCAGCCAACAACCGGGTCAACACTCTATTCGTTTGCAAGGCGATCTGGCGAGCCCGGGTATCGCACAGGGCTACAAAACACTATTTTTACAAAACCGTGATGGACAACTGGGAGAAACCCATTCGATTGCTGCGGGTCTGGATTATGTGGGCGTGTCCCCGGTTCTAGCTGATTTAGTCGCACGGGGACGCGTAGACGCAACAAGCGCGACCGACTCTGAGGTTACTCACGCGTTCCAGCTGCTGATGCGCTACGAAGGCATCATTCCTGCGCTTGAGTCTTCCCATGCGTTGGCAGGTGGATTTGCCTTAGCAAAAAAAATGCAGCCACACGAGCATGTGGTAATCAACCTCAGCGGACGCGGCGACAAAGACATTTTCAATATTGCACAAGCTCTTCCGCAGCAGGAATGGCTGGATTTTTTGAAACGTGAAGTCACCCGCACAGAACAGCGCCTGAGAGAAAGCGCCAATAACCCTAATAGAGAAGAGCAGTATGTTTCCAACGTCTAA
- a CDS encoding DUF4124 domain-containing protein encodes MVWKLVLKVMVMVAVMVGVSNYVLYLMTGKSPFSKDDIPTIATPNLQNIVPALPAGKDTVYKWTDADGAIHYSSEPPPESHQASAEKMEVDPNTNLIQGIKVPEPTPETAVSAAPPPQLHSPHSIQGAQKLIEDAKNVQNLLDERFKKQQAAMGD; translated from the coding sequence ATGGTTTGGAAGCTAGTTCTTAAAGTTATGGTTATGGTCGCAGTTATGGTTGGCGTTTCTAACTACGTACTTTACCTGATGACCGGCAAATCACCGTTTAGCAAAGACGACATACCAACAATTGCCACTCCAAACCTTCAAAATATAGTGCCAGCGTTACCCGCAGGCAAAGACACCGTGTACAAATGGACCGACGCAGATGGTGCAATCCACTATAGCTCTGAGCCCCCACCCGAGTCGCATCAGGCCTCCGCAGAAAAAATGGAAGTGGATCCCAACACCAACCTTATCCAGGGAATAAAAGTACCCGAACCCACGCCCGAAACAGCTGTGAGCGCAGCACCGCCGCCTCAACTGCACTCACCACACTCGATACAAGGCGCACAAAAGCTGATTGAGGACGCCAAAAACGTCCAGAACCTGTTAGACGAGCGCTTTAAGAAGCAGCAGGCGGCGATGGGGGACTAA
- a CDS encoding TetR/AcrR family transcriptional regulator, which yields MARPSKRNEIAMQSLPLFLENGFKGTSIDMVVAACRVSKPTVYRHFPDKNALLVAALEYWRDAQPDLDWSTVAAGALWTQLEAQLVTPEAVRLLALCIGEGLRFPNAQRVLFKHVEHAWRAPLEQWAKRQGLDVESFAREFDQRLLHQLMTPAVEQ from the coding sequence ATGGCCCGACCGTCCAAGCGTAACGAAATAGCGATGCAAAGCCTGCCGCTGTTTCTCGAAAACGGCTTTAAAGGGACGTCTATCGATATGGTTGTCGCCGCTTGCAGGGTGTCGAAGCCCACGGTGTACCGACATTTTCCGGATAAAAATGCACTGTTGGTTGCAGCACTCGAATATTGGCGGGATGCACAGCCTGATCTGGACTGGTCAACGGTGGCGGCGGGCGCACTTTGGACCCAGTTGGAAGCGCAGCTGGTTACGCCAGAGGCAGTGCGCCTGCTCGCGCTGTGCATCGGGGAAGGGCTGCGATTTCCCAATGCACAGCGGGTTCTATTTAAACATGTGGAACACGCATGGAGAGCGCCGCTTGAGCAGTGGGCTAAGCGGCAGGGGCTCGATGTAGAAAGTTTTGCCAGGGAATTTGATCAGCGTCTGCTCCACCAACTAATGACGCCAGCAGTAGAACAATAA
- a CDS encoding regulatory protein RecX, producing the protein MNLETSASSELVAYAYNSALGLLARREHSVKELRAKLKTKLASKNSSDTTAVSLALDSVEEKLVEDGYLSDERFAEVYVRSRIRKGFGTDRLRMELKEKGIEPGLAEDVLERYTDAISTEILNTWRKKFGRPPANFKEKGKQQQFLRYRGYRAEEIEYLFDSLVAQDYDDL; encoded by the coding sequence ATGAACCTGGAAACTTCCGCTTCAAGTGAGCTGGTTGCTTACGCCTATAATTCTGCGTTGGGCCTTTTGGCGAGGCGTGAGCACTCGGTAAAAGAGTTGCGCGCAAAATTGAAAACAAAGTTAGCCAGTAAGAATTCTAGTGATACAACGGCCGTGTCGTTAGCGCTGGACTCAGTCGAAGAAAAACTGGTGGAAGACGGCTACTTATCTGATGAGCGTTTTGCCGAAGTTTACGTCCGGTCTCGTATTCGCAAAGGTTTTGGTACAGACCGCTTGCGCATGGAGCTTAAGGAAAAAGGCATTGAGCCAGGCTTAGCGGAAGACGTGCTTGAGCGCTACACCGATGCAATATCCACTGAAATCCTAAATACGTGGCGCAAAAAATTTGGTCGACCGCCTGCGAACTTCAAAGAGAAAGGCAAACAACAACAGTTTCTTCGCTACCGTGGCTATAGAGCGGAGGAAATTGAGTATCTGTTCGATAGCCTGGTAGCACAGGATTACGATGACCTCTGA
- the trpA gene encoding tryptophan synthase subunit alpha, whose translation MFPTSNESLKVMSHCVVGFPSLEENEHAIDGLVAAGIRLIELQVPFSDPVADGPVLVNACVKALARGGSFEATLALARKVSRRHPEVTFVLMSYLNPIYQYGIPAAIDEIANAGIEGIIVPDWPVEAMRPHLPHMEKRGVAPILMVTPNTASTRIAEIASASRGMLYVVSRMGVTGSSTHWGEEFQIYIARVKKHTNLPLAVGFGVRTREDLQALRGRVEVAAFCSQYIEWQAELGSERAAERMAQVVQSIHAA comes from the coding sequence ATGTTTCCAACGTCTAATGAGTCTTTAAAAGTTATGTCTCACTGCGTGGTTGGCTTCCCCAGCCTCGAAGAAAATGAACATGCGATCGATGGACTGGTTGCTGCGGGTATTCGCCTGATCGAACTGCAAGTTCCCTTCAGCGACCCGGTTGCAGATGGCCCAGTCCTGGTCAATGCCTGCGTGAAAGCCCTCGCACGAGGGGGCTCATTTGAAGCAACCCTCGCACTCGCACGCAAAGTCAGCCGCCGCCACCCTGAGGTTACGTTTGTTTTGATGAGCTATTTGAATCCAATCTATCAATACGGTATTCCCGCCGCCATTGACGAGATTGCCAATGCAGGCATCGAAGGGATTATTGTGCCCGACTGGCCAGTGGAGGCTATGCGCCCTCACCTCCCCCATATGGAAAAGCGCGGGGTTGCGCCAATTCTCATGGTCACGCCCAATACAGCGTCCACTCGCATCGCCGAAATCGCATCAGCCAGCCGAGGTATGCTGTACGTTGTATCCCGAATGGGTGTCACCGGGTCGAGCACACACTGGGGAGAGGAGTTTCAAATCTACATCGCTCGGGTAAAAAAACACACTAACCTCCCCCTGGCAGTGGGTTTTGGCGTGCGCACTCGCGAAGACTTGCAAGCACTGCGCGGTCGAGTCGAGGTCGCCGCCTTCTGCTCGCAATATATCGAATGGCAAGCAGAGCTTGGGAGTGAACGAGCCGCTGAACGAATGGCACAGGTTGTTCAATCCATCCACGCAGCTTGA
- the recA gene encoding recombinase RecA, translated as MDANKEKALQAALQQIDRQFGKGTVMRMGDKELEAIPAVSTGSLGLDVALGIGGLPKGRIVEIYGPESSGKTTLTLQVIAEAQRKGGTCAFVDAEHALDPIYAAKLGVNVDDLIVSQPDTGEQALEVADMLVRSGAIDVLVVDSVAALTPKAEIEGEMGDHHVGLQARLMSQALRKITGNIKNANCLAIFINQIRMKIGVMFGNPETTTGGNALKFYSSVRLDIRRIGSVKDGDEVIGSETRVKVVKNKVAPPFKQTEFQILYGTGINRLGEVIDYGVKLGLIDKAGAWYSYNGDKIGQGKNNAIQYLREHPEAAQTLEDRLKAELLGQSFEEAVTAEAESE; from the coding sequence ATGGATGCTAACAAAGAAAAAGCGTTGCAGGCGGCACTGCAACAAATTGACCGCCAGTTTGGTAAAGGCACCGTCATGCGTATGGGTGACAAAGAGCTGGAAGCCATTCCCGCCGTGTCAACCGGTTCGCTAGGGCTGGATGTCGCCCTGGGCATTGGCGGTTTGCCGAAAGGTCGTATTGTTGAAATTTACGGCCCGGAATCTTCTGGTAAAACGACACTGACGTTACAGGTGATTGCTGAGGCACAGCGCAAAGGTGGAACCTGTGCCTTCGTCGACGCCGAGCACGCACTTGACCCCATTTACGCAGCCAAGCTGGGCGTTAACGTGGACGATCTTATTGTGTCGCAGCCAGATACCGGCGAACAGGCGTTGGAAGTCGCGGACATGCTGGTTCGTTCAGGTGCAATTGATGTGTTGGTTGTCGACTCGGTGGCCGCACTCACGCCGAAAGCAGAAATTGAAGGCGAAATGGGGGATCACCACGTTGGCTTGCAGGCGCGATTGATGTCGCAAGCGCTGCGAAAAATCACTGGTAATATTAAAAACGCGAATTGTCTGGCGATTTTTATTAACCAGATTCGTATGAAAATTGGCGTGATGTTCGGTAACCCGGAAACTACGACTGGCGGTAACGCGCTGAAGTTTTACTCTTCTGTGCGTCTCGATATTCGTCGCATTGGTTCGGTGAAAGATGGCGATGAGGTTATTGGCTCCGAAACGCGAGTTAAGGTCGTTAAAAACAAAGTTGCTCCTCCGTTTAAGCAGACTGAATTCCAGATTCTATACGGCACAGGTATTAACCGCTTGGGTGAAGTAATCGATTACGGCGTTAAGCTGGGGCTTATCGACAAAGCGGGCGCCTGGTATAGCTACAACGGCGATAAAATCGGGCAGGGTAAGAATAACGCTATTCAGTATTTGCGTGAGCACCCGGAAGCTGCCCAAACACTTGAAGACCGGCTTAAAGCAGAGCTTTTAGGTCAATCCTTTGAAGAGGCTGTAACAGCGGAAGCAGAAAGCGAATAA
- a CDS encoding CinA family protein, with amino-acid sequence MKTDLTAQTLQLSQSLATLLAKAGERVTFAESCTGGSLAQAVTEIPGSSGWFDLGLVTYSNAMKQSLLGVSKGLLDRHGAVSESVVVAMARGALAASGATLAAATSGIAGPDGGTDQKPVGTVCFAWGAAGDLRSSTQLFSGDRGEVRVQATNYALRVLLDYLQQKHRSTTV; translated from the coding sequence ATGAAAACTGATTTGACTGCACAGACCCTCCAGCTTAGCCAATCCCTGGCAACCTTGCTCGCCAAAGCCGGTGAGCGCGTTACTTTCGCCGAATCCTGCACGGGCGGTAGCCTCGCTCAGGCGGTGACGGAGATTCCGGGTAGCTCCGGCTGGTTCGATCTGGGGCTGGTGACATACAGCAATGCGATGAAGCAATCTCTACTTGGGGTGTCCAAAGGGCTACTCGATCGGCACGGTGCGGTGAGCGAATCTGTCGTGGTGGCGATGGCGAGAGGCGCACTGGCAGCCTCTGGCGCAACCTTGGCCGCCGCAACAAGCGGTATTGCGGGCCCAGACGGAGGTACTGATCAAAAACCCGTCGGCACTGTTTGTTTCGCGTGGGGGGCGGCGGGTGACCTTCGCTCCTCGACGCAGCTGTTCAGCGGCGACAGAGGTGAAGTGCGGGTGCAGGCAACGAACTATGCTCTTCGTGTGTTGCTCGACTATCTTCAGCAAAAACATCGCTCAACTACTGTATAG